TTTCGTGAACAAGAACACGGTCTTCGACATGCCATTTCACGGCACGTGCGAGCACAACACGCTCAATGGTACGTCCAATACGCTTCAGCTCGGTTACATCGTCCCCGTGGCTTACACGCTGCACGTCCTGTTCAATAATTGGTCCGCCATCCAGTTCTTCCGTAACATAGTGCGCTGTCGCACCGATAATTTTGACACCGCGGTTGTACGCCTGCGCATACGGTTTACCACCCACAAAGGCTGGCAGGAACGAATGGTGAATATTAATGATTCGATTGCGGTAATGCTCAATGAACATCGGAGAGATAATCTGCATGTAACGAGCCAAAATGATCACATCCACATCATTGCCAATGACGTCCAGTTGGCGCTGTTCCGCTTCTTTCTTCGTATCTGCCGTAACCGGAATATGATGATATGGAATGCCAAATGATTCTACATAGTCCTTCATGTCCAGATGGTTGCTGACCACAAGAGCAATATCAGCATCCAGATCGCCAGCCTGCCATTGCCACAACAATTCAACCAGACAGTGATCTTCTTTGGATACAAATATAGCCAGTTTCTTCTTGCGGCTAACCGCAGATAACGTCCATTCCATTTGGAAACGACTTGCCACTTCTGCAAAATCAGCTTCCAGTTTCGGCAAATTGACCAACAATTGCGGAAGATCAAACTCAATTCTCATAAAGAACATGCCGCCAGCAGGGTCCATTGTGTACTGGTCCGACTGAACAATGTTTGCACCATGCTGGTGCAGGAAATGAGATACGGCAGCTACAATTCCTGGACCATCCGGACAGGAAATAAGCATGCGCGCACGATCGGCGCGGTTTTTAGAATCAGGGCGTACTTGTTTAGCGTGGATCTCCATCGGGTTATTCTTCCTCCTTCAATTAAGCCATGACCTGCGGGATTAACCCGCAAGCCATGCAATCAAGCGATGATTCAGTTGTTCTTCATTCAAATGTGGGAACAAAGCAGCTTCAGTCACCATGTCATAGAGGCGTTCCAGCGGTTCGCGCGGATCTGCCTTTTTGGCTTTGGCATCATTCTTGAGCAACGTCCACACATCCAGAATATACGAACGAGACTCAATCTCTTTACCTTTGAAAAAGTGTTGCAACTGTTCTACTTCTGTCAGGAAATCCTGGCCGAATCGACCGGCAACATCCCCACGAAGCAGGGCAATCTCCACCTCATACATTGGACGCTGTGTTTTGGCCTCTTTACCAATCCAAGGTGTCTCTAGAATAAATGGACGTCCTTGAAGCTTCTCATGGTTGACGATGCGGTTAATCGCTTCAAACCCGATCCAGCCAGAGCCAATTGGTGTATGACGGTCCTTGTGCGCACCCACAGCATTCTTACTATCATTAATATGCATTACGGCAATGCGGTCAAGTCCTACCGTACGATCAAATTGTTCCAGTACACCGTCAAAATCATTAACGATATCATATCCGGCATCATGAATGTGACATGTATCCATACACACAGTCAGGCGCTCGTTATATGTTACTTTCTCGATAATCTGAGCGATCTCTTCGAAACTGCGACCCATCTCCGTACCTTTGCCAGCCATGGTCTCCAGAGCGATGTTCACATCCGTGTCTTTCACACCCTCCAGCACTTCATTCAATCCTTCTGCGATCCTTCCGATCCCATAGTGGGCATCTTTGTCTGTAAATGCGCCGGGATGTAATACGATGTTCTTCACACCAATAGCATGTGTCCGACGAATCTCTTCCTGAAGGAAATCTACAGCCAGTCTAAACGTATTATCTTTGTATGAGCCAAGATTAACAATGTACGGTGCATGGACAACGATATCTTCCATTCCACCCTCTTGCATGGCAACCTTGCCTTCTTCAATATACATGGACTCAATTGGCTTGCGACGTGTATTCTGTGGTGCACCCGTATATATCATAAACGAACTGGAACCGTACGAGGACGCTTCCTTCGTTGCACTCAATAATCCCTTGTCCGAAAAGGACACGTGGGAGCCGATTTTCAGCATTATTGATCCCCCTTATTCTGAATTATCCCTTATTCTAACGCGATTATCGAAATAAATCTAGAAATGCGCTATAATTCGGGATAGAGGCTATTTTTGACAGCTAATATGTGGAACATGGGTAGGCGGAATCCGTCTTTCCGTGAAAATCAATGAACCGAGGTGACTCCGCAATGATTTTCGACTCCTACGCGATAATACTGACCAGCTATTCCCCCAGCAATTGGTTTATGAATACGATCGCATTCTGGACTTTTTTATTGCTAGGCAGCATGTGTGTCGGTGGATTTTTCATGATGCGCAAGTTTTTGAAAGTGCTACCAAAAGCAGACGGAAAGTCCAAACTGGATTGGCAGAATTATTGGGTTGAAGCCAGCCGTCACTTATGGACAGATGAAGCCAAAGCTTTTTTGGATCAACTAGTGGAGCCTGTGCCCGGGCCATTTCGTGACATCGCCAAACATTCCATTGCTGCAGAAATCGGTAAGATTGCAGTTGAAGACAATGCCACGGAAGTATCGAGAGATCATTGCATCAAAGGATACATTATTGCCACACCGAAGCGGGATAATAAGTTTTTGGTAAAATTTTTGGAGAAAAACAAAATCGATTATTCCCCTTATCAACATTTGATTAAATAAAATAAAAGATGAGTTAAGTGGCATATAGATTTGGTTAATTAGATACAGATATGCTCCGTCAGGTAAGTTGTTCCCAACAGGCATTGCTTACCGTACGGGGCTGTTTGTCGATCCAACGGTATGTATCAGCGCAGTGAAAATACAGAGAGGATGTTTGATATGAAAATTGCCATTTGTGGAGGTACCGGATTTGTGGGAGGAGCACTTGTAGATTACTGGCTGCAAGCCGGGCACCATGTGAAAGTTATTACACGCAAACTGCCTGACTTGCATAATCCAAGTAAAAATCTTACATATATATCGTGGGAACAAGTCGAAGAACAACCTCACTTGCTGGAAGGTATGGACGCTCTCGTTAACCTTGCCGGAGAAACGCTGAATCAACGTTGGACAACCAAGGCGAAGCTGGAGATTGTTGAATCCAGAGTCACGACAGTAGCGCGGGTAGCCCGATTGGTAGAATCCCTGGAACAAAAGCCGGAAGTGGTCGTTCAGGCTTCTGCCATGGCCATCTATGGAACCTCTCCTAACGAAACCTTTGACGAGAGCAGTCCGCAAAAATCAATGAATTTCCCCTCCCGGGTCTCGGAACAATGGGAAGTTGCTGCAGATGCTATCAAAAATGTAAGACTCGTTAAAATCCGGGTGAGTCTGGTGCTTGGACATAAAAGAGGTGCTTTTCCATTGATGAAACTTCCTTATATGCTGGGTGTTGGTGGCAAGATCGGCAGTGGCAAGCAATGGACCAGCTGGATTCACATTATGGATATCGTAAGACTCATTGATTTTAGCATTCAAAATAAACAAGTGTCAGGTCCGGTCAATGCTTCCTCACCAAATCCTGTTACCAATGATGAATTCGGTCGTACGGTCGGTAAAGTGTATCATCGCCCTCACTGGTTCCCCGTACCCAGCTTCCTGATTAAAACCTTGGTTGGAGAACTATCCGTTGTCGTGCTTCAAGGGCAGAGAGTCATTCCGCAAAAAGCTCTCGACCACGGGTTCCAGTTCACCTTCCCAACCTTAACCCAGGCACTGGAAGATCTGAAGCACCGCGGCTTATCTGACTGATTGAACTATGTCTTATCCAACCGACCGATAAGTGTAGACTGATTCCGCAAGTGTAAATGTGTCTCCATCCGCCAATGGATACTCCTTATACGGAGCAAGAATATTGCCCTGAAGAATGGTGCCATTGACGGAACCCAGATCCTTAATCACATAGCCCGATTTGTTCCGGCTCAATTCCACATGAGCACGGGACACGCCGGTCGCTGTGTCCACCCACTGAACCATGTCTGCTGATCTTCCGATGACAAAAGATGCTCCTTGCACATCCATCCGTTCATGTTGGTCACCGGTGCCGGATCTTCGTTCAAGATAATAAGACGCCATCACCGGGCCTGCTGTAACATTACATCCACTCAGATTCTGCAAATTCACGGTTGCCTCCGCAACTGCATCCTGTCGAATTAGCTCTGAAGTTGAAGCTACCGTTTCCACATGGCGCTGAACGAACGGTGGTTCGGAGTGTTCAGGTGTCATGTGCAAATTTTGAAAGCGGGAATGCTCGCTACCACCTTCTGAGGCGGATGCGACCGTTTGGTTTATGCGTTCCTCTTTCCTATCAGCTGTATTCCAGCGCCAACTTTCCTGAAATTGTTCCTCATCCTCTTCCGTTTGCTTGCCTTTGTTCTTACCTAAATTGAATGAAAAAGACCGCTTATTCTCTGAGTCATTATGAGGACTTCCCTTGCGCTTCCACGTCCATCCTGCTACACCAAGCAAACCAAGGCTTAGTACCATGCACAGGATCATCTGCGTCTGTCCCGGTTGCTCCATGTAAATAAATCTCCATACCAATGCCATGGCAACCATGCAGCCCAATATGATATAGGTTACTTTGGAAGATCCCGACTTTTCCTCCACTTCCATATCAACACGCTCTAGCGAATCATACGGGTTACTTCCTCTCTTATCCATACCGTTTGAACTCTCCAATGGAAATTGCTCAGGTGAGCGCCTGCCTGGAAAGGTTCGAGATCTCACCAGAATGTCTTCAACCTCAGATTCACTCTTATTGTGCAGCTGACGGAAATTTAGTTGCGGCCCCACACCAGCATTTTGAACGGGAGGACCGGGTTGATATGGCCGAGAAGTACCAGTGGCTAGCCTGCTATCTCGCTCAGAAATCAACGAATGAAGATCACCTCTTGAATCATTGGGTGTTTCCGAAGTTCTGGACGAGAGAAATGCTGCGCCTCCTCCATTCTCTTGCTCGTCAGCGTATAATTCCAAAAGAAGCTCTCGCAACTGTCTGATATCCCAGCGTTCGTTGTCACATAACTGCAGAACACGCTGAATGCCTTCTCCCTGCAGTTCCTGTACATGTGCCATCAGCCTGATCACCAGCTCACGGAATTGCTGAGGTATTGGATCAACTTCAACCTTATCCATGATTGGTACATATACCATCCCAAGCTCACCCTGTTCGAATGAACCATTGATGAACAAGTACTCTTCCTGGATCAATAATTTACGAGGCTCCAGCATATATTGCCGGCATTCCGTGAAGGCATCAGCTAGTTGGAACAACAAACCGTACAGAACACGCAATTTGATTTTGCTTGACTTTAACATCTGGGATAACATCTTGTACCCTGATATGTCGTACTGCAAAGTTACATTTCGATCGACTTCCCGAATATGAACAGGAAGAAGTCGCGGAATCTGATTGGACGCCAACATCCCCATCTGTACCCGGCTCAATTCCTCCATTCGTAACCCGTCCTCTTTCTCCAAAACCATGAACGCTCCGCCGTTACGAATAAAATCTCTCGTTAATCCATACATGCCAATCCTCTCTTTCCATTGTTATATAGGATCAACTAAAGAAAGTTACACTGGGTACTTCGATGACAGAACAACCTTCCGATCGCTGTTATCCCCAGATTTCTTGATTCCCTTTGTAAAGGGGAAAATCCGGGGATAAAGGCAAAGCATATGCTTCCGATGCAGCTTTCTTTCAGAAAGCTTTTAGCTCCGCTTCTTCAGGTTTTTTCCGTCCTCTCCGTTCTCGTGTAAAAAGTTTAGTTGATATAAGTTGAGTTACAATACACCACACTCTTCCACTCCAATCGCAGTGCTATCTTCGATCACTGTTATCCTAACGTTTTCCAGATTCCTGATATCAAGGGAAAAGTCCTGAGACAAGGACCGTGATAAACCCGGGCAATACCGCCAGCATAAACGGAAACTTCAATGTCTTCTCTTTGTTCACCAGCTTGAGCGAACCAAGAATGAAGAACCCGGCAAGATTGCCTGCCATGCCCCGAATCCGTTTCGCTGAGTCCTTGCGGAATAGAAGTATCACTAAACCAATGGCTCCCGCATACAAAACGGAGTAAATAATGACATGAATGCCAAAAGCAAGTCCCGTCCATGCGCCAATCCCACCAAACAATTTCACATCTCCTGCCCCTACGGCTCCAATCGCATACATCAGAAACAAAATGCCAAAACCTGCTGCAAATCCAGCGGCTGAGAACAAGAAACCATCCCAACCTCCCCATATGATGTGGGCCAATACGCCTGCAACAGTCACGGGTAAAGTCAATCGATTTGGAATTTTCATTGAACGAATATCTGTAATAAAAGCTGCAATGACGTATATGCCACAGGCAATATAAAACCACTCCACCTCCATCATCCCCTTCCTTATTTTCTAGAGGCCACGGTAAACGTAGTCTCCGTCTTGGCACCTTCCCCTGTCTCGACAACAAAACTCCATGTTCCTTCTGTTGTCCGAGTACCAACAAACCAGTTCCACTCAATAATTCCATTCTCATCTGCGGTGGCCCAGCCGATGTGCTTTGCAGAACTTTCACCTGACTTGTAAAATATCGTTAAATTGGCTGTCGCTCCTGGTTCTACCTTCACCTTAATCGTTGCATTATTGCCTATGTAAGCCGGGTCAGGCTTCGACAGAACCGTTGCTGAACCCGCAGTATCCCCGTCTCCTGCGCTGCCATCTGATCCTTCTCCGGTATCTCCAATCCATACCCGTTCTGCCGCAGCAGCCTGAATCCGAAGCGGTTTACTGAGAAAGGGGACTTTTACAGGCAATTCATAACTCAATTCAAGTCGGAAATATGGATTTGTTTTGTTTTTGAGATCAGGTATCGAAATACCATTCACATGAACACGTTCCATATTCAGCAGCGTTGGTTCGATAAATGGTTGAAGCAGCGGTTTTACCGTGGGATCAAGTACGGTTTCCAAGACGGATGTTTTGATCTCCTGTAGTGGCTGTTCACCACTGGCCGCAGCTGAACGTACCCAATCACTTAATGGCTCGGGTAGAGAAGAAGCATAACCTTCTGCCCATTCCGTCAGAGATAACTCTGGTATCTTCCAACCCCCTCCAGAACCTTCTCCGCCGGCAGAATCAGAAGGTGTGAATGCAAGGGAAACGGGATATATTTTCGTTGATAACTGCTTCACCGCTTCACCCGCCGTGCTCTGTAACGCTGTGGAGATTAGAGTCATTTGCACTATGAAGATGAGAAACATGATAAAGAACAGAAAGACAGGTAACACCAGTGAAGCTTCCAGAACCATGCTGCCCTGTTCCTTTTTCGGAGAATATATTTGCTTATTCAGAGACTTCAAACGCTGCAATCTGATTATTCTTGTTAAACGAATCTGCATTTGTGCGCTTTTTTTTTCGTAATGTTGCTGCTTGTCCATAATCC
The nucleotide sequence above comes from Paenibacillus sp. W2I17. Encoded proteins:
- a CDS encoding TIGR01777 family oxidoreductase produces the protein MKIAICGGTGFVGGALVDYWLQAGHHVKVITRKLPDLHNPSKNLTYISWEQVEEQPHLLEGMDALVNLAGETLNQRWTTKAKLEIVESRVTTVARVARLVESLEQKPEVVVQASAMAIYGTSPNETFDESSPQKSMNFPSRVSEQWEVAADAIKNVRLVKIRVSLVLGHKRGAFPLMKLPYMLGVGGKIGSGKQWTSWIHIMDIVRLIDFSIQNKQVSGPVNASSPNPVTNDEFGRTVGKVYHRPHWFPVPSFLIKTLVGELSVVVLQGQRVIPQKALDHGFQFTFPTLTQALEDLKHRGLSD
- a CDS encoding pilus assembly protein translates to MDKQQHYEKKSAQMQIRLTRIIRLQRLKSLNKQIYSPKKEQGSMVLEASLVLPVFLFFIMFLIFIVQMTLISTALQSTAGEAVKQLSTKIYPVSLAFTPSDSAGGEGSGGGWKIPELSLTEWAEGYASSLPEPLSDWVRSAAASGEQPLQEIKTSVLETVLDPTVKPLLQPFIEPTLLNMERVHVNGISIPDLKNKTNPYFRLELSYELPVKVPFLSKPLRIQAAAAERVWIGDTGEGSDGSAGDGDTAGSATVLSKPDPAYIGNNATIKVKVEPGATANLTIFYKSGESSAKHIGWATADENGIIEWNWFVGTRTTEGTWSFVVETGEGAKTETTFTVASRK
- a CDS encoding prepilin peptidase; translation: MEVEWFYIACGIYVIAAFITDIRSMKIPNRLTLPVTVAGVLAHIIWGGWDGFLFSAAGFAAGFGILFLMYAIGAVGAGDVKLFGGIGAWTGLAFGIHVIIYSVLYAGAIGLVILLFRKDSAKRIRGMAGNLAGFFILGSLKLVNKEKTLKFPFMLAVLPGFITVLVSGLFP
- a CDS encoding DUF6382 domain-containing protein, with amino-acid sequence MYGLTRDFIRNGGAFMVLEKEDGLRMEELSRVQMGMLASNQIPRLLPVHIREVDRNVTLQYDISGYKMLSQMLKSSKIKLRVLYGLLFQLADAFTECRQYMLEPRKLLIQEEYLFINGSFEQGELGMVYVPIMDKVEVDPIPQQFRELVIRLMAHVQELQGEGIQRVLQLCDNERWDIRQLRELLLELYADEQENGGGAAFLSSRTSETPNDSRGDLHSLISERDSRLATGTSRPYQPGPPVQNAGVGPQLNFRQLHNKSESEVEDILVRSRTFPGRRSPEQFPLESSNGMDKRGSNPYDSLERVDMEVEEKSGSSKVTYIILGCMVAMALVWRFIYMEQPGQTQMILCMVLSLGLLGVAGWTWKRKGSPHNDSENKRSFSFNLGKNKGKQTEEDEEQFQESWRWNTADRKEERINQTVASASEGGSEHSRFQNLHMTPEHSEPPFVQRHVETVASTSELIRQDAVAEATVNLQNLSGCNVTAGPVMASYYLERRSGTGDQHERMDVQGASFVIGRSADMVQWVDTATGVSRAHVELSRNKSGYVIKDLGSVNGTILQGNILAPYKEYPLADGDTFTLAESVYTYRSVG
- a CDS encoding DUF2621 domain-containing protein; amino-acid sequence: MIFDSYAIILTSYSPSNWFMNTIAFWTFLLLGSMCVGGFFMMRKFLKVLPKADGKSKLDWQNYWVEASRHLWTDEAKAFLDQLVEPVPGPFRDIAKHSIAAEIGKIAVEDNATEVSRDHCIKGYIIATPKRDNKFLVKFLEKNKIDYSPYQHLIK
- a CDS encoding deoxyribonuclease IV, with translation MLKIGSHVSFSDKGLLSATKEASSYGSSSFMIYTGAPQNTRRKPIESMYIEEGKVAMQEGGMEDIVVHAPYIVNLGSYKDNTFRLAVDFLQEEIRRTHAIGVKNIVLHPGAFTDKDAHYGIGRIAEGLNEVLEGVKDTDVNIALETMAGKGTEMGRSFEEIAQIIEKVTYNERLTVCMDTCHIHDAGYDIVNDFDGVLEQFDRTVGLDRIAVMHINDSKNAVGAHKDRHTPIGSGWIGFEAINRIVNHEKLQGRPFILETPWIGKEAKTQRPMYEVEIALLRGDVAGRFGQDFLTEVEQLQHFFKGKEIESRSYILDVWTLLKNDAKAKKADPREPLERLYDMVTEAALFPHLNEEQLNHRLIAWLAG
- the purU gene encoding formyltetrahydrofolate deformylase, whose translation is MEIHAKQVRPDSKNRADRARMLISCPDGPGIVAAVSHFLHQHGANIVQSDQYTMDPAGGMFFMRIEFDLPQLLVNLPKLEADFAEVASRFQMEWTLSAVSRKKKLAIFVSKEDHCLVELLWQWQAGDLDADIALVVSNHLDMKDYVESFGIPYHHIPVTADTKKEAEQRQLDVIGNDVDVIILARYMQIISPMFIEHYRNRIINIHHSFLPAFVGGKPYAQAYNRGVKIIGATAHYVTEELDGGPIIEQDVQRVSHGDDVTELKRIGRTIERVVLARAVKWHVEDRVLVHENKTVVF